In Candidatus Binataceae bacterium, a single window of DNA contains:
- a CDS encoding alpha/beta hydrolase → MPKIKTKDNTEIFFKDWGSGPVVTFAHGWPLCADAWDPQMLFLVQRGYRCIAHDRRGHGRSSQSATGNDMDTYADDFAAIMETLDLKDATLVGHSTGGGEVARYIGRHGSKRVAKAVLLSAVPPLMLKTAANPEGLPMEVFDKLRADLAADRSQFYKDLAVPFYGADRPGAKVSQGVLDSFWLWSMQCGLLSAYECIKQFSETDFTADLEKFDVPTLVLHGEGDQIVPVKDSGQKTARLVKDAKAIYYPGAPHGMFATHQDKVNADLLAFLKS, encoded by the coding sequence ATGCCCAAAATCAAGACCAAAGACAATACAGAAATTTTTTTCAAAGATTGGGGCAGTGGTCCGGTCGTAACCTTCGCCCATGGTTGGCCGCTTTGCGCCGATGCGTGGGACCCGCAAATGCTTTTTCTCGTCCAGCGCGGTTACCGCTGCATCGCACATGATCGCCGCGGACATGGACGATCCTCCCAAAGCGCCACGGGCAACGATATGGATACGTACGCGGACGATTTCGCCGCAATCATGGAGACCCTCGATCTCAAGGACGCAACTCTTGTCGGTCATTCGACCGGAGGCGGCGAAGTCGCTCGTTACATTGGGAGGCACGGCAGCAAACGAGTGGCAAAAGCCGTACTGCTCTCCGCGGTTCCTCCGCTTATGCTGAAGACCGCCGCGAATCCGGAGGGATTGCCGATGGAAGTATTCGATAAACTTCGCGCTGACCTTGCCGCGGACCGCTCTCAGTTTTACAAGGACCTGGCCGTTCCGTTCTATGGCGCCGACCGGCCCGGAGCCAAAGTCTCTCAAGGAGTTTTGGATTCTTTTTGGCTTTGGAGCATGCAATGCGGCCTGTTGAGCGCTTACGAGTGCATCAAACAATTCTCCGAGACCGATTTCACCGCCGACCTTGAGAAATTCGACGTTCCGACGCTGGTCCTGCATGGCGAGGGAGATCAGATAGTGCCCGTAAAGGACTCGGGGCAGAAGACGGCGCGTCTCGTGAAAGACGCAAAGGCTATCTATTATCCGGGAGCGCCGCATGGCATGTTCGCGACGCATCAAGACAAGGTGAACGCGGACCTTTTGGCGTTTCTGAAATCGTAG
- a CDS encoding epoxide hydrolase codes for MAQGKIEPFKIEVSDEVLGDLRARLERTRLPGEIPGSAWDYGTNLAYLRELIDYWRTRYDWRAQERALNRFAHFRAAAGGEDLHFIHERGRGPNPKPLLLLHGWPGSVYEFMELIPLLTDPAAHGGDARDSFTVVAPSLPGYGFSAHPRTRAMNIQAMADIMFKLMHEVLGYDRFGAQGGDWGAAITSRLGEVYRDQLYGIHINMVAVGAAEGRRPAELNDAEKVFLGDLERFRRDETGYQWIQGTKPQTLAYALNDSPAGLAAWIVEKFRTWSDCRGDVERRFSKDQLLTNVMIYWVTETINSSTRLYYEARHHAWRLKPDTRIETPTAVANFPAELMRPPRSWAERAYNIVRWTEMPSGGHFAAMEEPALLAEDIGAFFRELS; via the coding sequence ATGGCGCAAGGCAAAATCGAACCGTTCAAGATTGAGGTGTCCGACGAAGTCCTGGGCGACCTTCGCGCGCGCCTTGAGCGCACGCGGCTGCCCGGCGAGATCCCGGGCTCGGCGTGGGACTACGGCACCAACCTCGCCTACCTGCGCGAGCTTATCGACTACTGGCGCACGCGCTACGACTGGCGCGCGCAGGAGCGGGCGCTGAATCGTTTCGCGCACTTCCGCGCCGCTGCCGGCGGCGAGGACCTGCACTTCATCCACGAGCGCGGCCGCGGCCCCAATCCGAAGCCGCTCCTGCTGCTGCACGGATGGCCGGGGTCGGTGTACGAATTCATGGAGCTGATTCCGCTGCTGACCGATCCGGCGGCGCACGGCGGCGACGCGCGCGACTCGTTCACGGTGGTGGCCCCGTCGCTTCCGGGCTACGGCTTTTCGGCCCATCCGCGCACGCGCGCGATGAACATCCAGGCGATGGCTGACATCATGTTCAAGCTGATGCACGAGGTGCTCGGCTACGATCGCTTCGGCGCGCAGGGCGGCGACTGGGGCGCGGCCATCACCTCGCGCCTGGGCGAGGTCTATCGCGATCAGCTTTATGGAATCCATATCAACATGGTCGCGGTGGGAGCGGCCGAGGGACGCCGGCCGGCGGAGCTGAACGACGCCGAAAAGGTCTTTCTCGGCGACCTCGAGCGCTTTCGCCGCGACGAGACCGGTTACCAGTGGATCCAGGGCACCAAGCCGCAGACGCTCGCCTACGCGCTCAACGATTCGCCGGCCGGTCTGGCGGCGTGGATCGTCGAGAAGTTCCGCACCTGGAGCGACTGCCGCGGCGACGTCGAACGCCGCTTCAGCAAGGACCAGTTGCTGACCAACGTGATGATTTACTGGGTGACGGAAACGATAAACTCATCGACGCGGCTCTACTACGAGGCACGCCATCATGCCTGGCGTCTCAAGCCCGACACCCGAATCGAGACGCCGACCGCGGTCGCCAATTTTCCCGCCGAACTGATGCGCCCGCCGCGCAGCTGGGCGGAGCGCGCCTACAACATCGTGCGCTGGACGGAGATGCCGTCGGGCGGTCATTTCGCCGCGATGGAAGAGCCGGCGCTGCTAGCCGAAGACATCGGAGCGTTTTTTCGCGAGCTGAGCTGA
- a CDS encoding GatB/YqeY domain-containing protein, whose protein sequence is MKQKLQDDLKASMKSADKLRTMTLRGVLAEITRVEKDVRREANEAEIVQIIKRERARRDEALDFARRGGRADLVAQNEEEARVLDSYLPAALDENELRAAIAEQVAAGVKQMGPLMKALKDRFGAQLDGRVASQLVKEAIASK, encoded by the coding sequence GTGAAACAGAAGCTGCAGGATGACCTCAAGGCGTCGATGAAGAGCGCCGACAAACTGCGCACGATGACGCTGCGCGGCGTGCTCGCCGAGATCACGCGAGTCGAAAAGGACGTGCGGCGCGAAGCCAACGAGGCTGAGATCGTTCAGATCATCAAGCGCGAGCGGGCGCGGCGGGACGAGGCGCTGGATTTCGCGCGCCGCGGCGGGCGCGCCGACCTGGTGGCGCAGAACGAGGAAGAGGCGCGCGTGCTCGACTCCTACCTGCCGGCGGCGCTCGACGAGAACGAGTTGCGCGCGGCGATCGCGGAGCAGGTGGCGGCCGGGGTCAAACAGATGGGACCGCTGATGAAGGCGCTCAAGGATCGCTTCGGCGCGCAGCTCGACGGACGGGTGGCGAGCCAGCTGGTCAAGGAAGCGATCGCCTCGAAGTAA
- a CDS encoding class I SAM-dependent methyltransferase: MADMSDRIAQYGKRIDFGKTADDYGRYRAGFPDEIHRRLETLGAGAAGQRILDLGTGTGYLGRGFARSGCRVTGVDISSALMHEARRLDAAESLAMSYVRARAEALPFKGSTFDVVGAGQCWHWFDRQRAAAEARRVLRPGGLLVIANYDWIALPGNVAEATEQLILKHNPKWALAGGAGIHPGYARDAALAGFSDIECFSFDVMQPYSHEAWRGRIRASAGIAASLGPEVARFDNELRAMLARRFPERPPPDAPMRVHHRAFAAVCRAPLYARRDTD, encoded by the coding sequence ATGGCCGATATGTCAGATCGCATCGCACAATACGGCAAGCGGATCGATTTCGGCAAAACCGCCGACGACTACGGACGCTATCGCGCGGGCTTTCCGGATGAGATCCACCGCCGGCTCGAAACCTTGGGCGCGGGAGCCGCAGGCCAGCGCATCCTCGACCTCGGCACGGGTACCGGCTATCTCGGCCGCGGCTTCGCGCGGAGCGGATGCCGCGTTACAGGAGTGGACATCTCGTCGGCGTTGATGCACGAGGCGCGCCGTCTCGACGCCGCCGAGAGTCTCGCGATGAGCTACGTGCGGGCGCGCGCCGAAGCGCTCCCGTTCAAAGGCTCGACCTTCGACGTGGTGGGTGCGGGCCAGTGCTGGCACTGGTTCGATCGCCAGCGCGCGGCGGCTGAGGCGCGCCGGGTGCTTCGGCCGGGCGGCCTCCTGGTGATCGCGAACTACGACTGGATCGCGCTACCCGGCAACGTGGCGGAGGCGACCGAGCAGCTCATCCTCAAGCACAACCCGAAGTGGGCGCTGGCGGGCGGTGCGGGAATCCATCCCGGCTACGCGCGCGACGCCGCCCTCGCGGGTTTCAGCGATATCGAATGTTTCAGCTTCGACGTGATGCAGCCCTACAGCCACGAGGCGTGGCGGGGACGAATTCGCGCGAGCGCCGGGATCGCGGCGAGCCTCGGCCCAGAGGTCGCGCGCTTCGACAACGAGTTGCGCGCAATGCTCGCGCGGCGCTTTCCGGAACGGCCGCCGCCGGACGCTCCGATGCGCGTGCATCATCGCGCCTTTGCCGCGGTTTGCCGCGCTCCGCTTTACGCGCGGCGCGATACGGACTAA